GCGCGGAACTTCCACTCGGTGTTGTGTCGGTACACCTCACCGAAGAGCATGGCTGTCTCTGTGGACGCATCTTCGGACAGATCGTAGCGGGCAAGTTCTGATCCCGTGGAGAGGTCGACCACGCGAATGTAGGCATTGGTGACCTGGCCGAAGGACTGGAGTCGAGCGTCGGCGTCGTGGATCGATACCGGGAAGAAGATGTTGGTGACGTTCGGCGGTACGGCCGGGAGGTCGATGTTGATTACCTCGTCGTCTCCTTCGCCTTCGCCGGTGAGGTTGTCACCGGTGTGCTCGATGGCTCCGTCGGGAGACCGAAGGTTGTTGTAAAAAACGAAGTGTAGGTCGGAAAGTACCTTGCGTTCGGGGCCGGTGACCAACGCACTCGCATCGAGGTCGAAGTCAGCGCCACTGGTGCTTCGCGCGTCCCACCCAAGCCCGACAGCAATTTTGGTCAGATTGGGTGCTGCTTTCGACAGAGATACGTTGCCGCCCTTGGCAAGTGTGACGCCCATTCAGGTTCCTCTCGTTCGAATGTGGTGGTGGCCGCATTCGTGAGTTCTGTGTTGTCCGTTCGCAAATAACCATACCGTTCCCGACGATTGTGCGGCGGAACCAGCCTGCGTTCACTCGAAGAGCGAACGGATGTCCTCTGCGCCCAGAGTGGAACTGAGCAGTTCATCGGAGTCCATGACGCTGGCGAACAGTGCAGATTTCTTTGCTTTGAGAGCCATCACCTTGTCTTCGATCGTGTCCTTGGCGATGATGCGATACACCATCACGTTCTTGGTTTGGCCGATGCGATGTGCTCGGTCCACGGCTTGAGCTTCGGTGGCAGGGTTCCACCACGGATCAAGAATGAAGCAGTAGTCGGCCTCAGTGAGGTTGAGGCCGAAGCCGCCGGCTTTGAGACTGATCAAAAACACTGGCGCAGTACCGGTTTTGAACTTTTCCAACACTTCGCCGCGATCGCGTGTGCTGCCGTCCAGATAGCAGTGCTCGATGTTGTCAGCGTCGAGGCGACGGCGAACGGAGTTAAGGAAACCGGTGAACTGACTGAAGATCAAGGCACGGTGCCCGCCGGCGATGACGTCGTCCAATTGCTCGAGAAGTGCGTCGACTTTGGCTGATGGGATCGCAGCGTTCTTGTCGTCGATCAGCGAGGCGTCGAGGCTGAGTTGGCGCAGTAGTGTCAGTGAAGCGAGGATGGTGAAACGGTTCTTGTCGACGTCGGACAGCAGGCCGAGGATCTTCTGGCGCTCTCGTTGGAGATGGGTGTCGTAGAGCGTGCGATGCTTGGGATAGAGGTCGATCTCGAGTACTTGTTCCTGCTTTGCGGGTAGGTCGCGAACCACCTGCTCTTTGGTGCGTCTGATCATCAGCGGTTTGACGCGGCGGCGCAGTTGCTCCAATCGCTCTGTGTCCCCGTTGTTTTCGATCGGTCGTCGGTACAACTCGGTGAAGTTGGCAGAATTCGGAAACAGTCCGGGAGCGGTGATCGCAAGCAGCGACCACAGTTCGGTCAGGTTGTTCTCCATCGGTGTGCCGGTGATGGCGAGTTTGAACGGTGTCTCGATCTTACGGGCGCACTGGTGGACTTTGGATTTGTGGTTCTTTGCAAACTGGGCTTCATCGAGGATGAGTCCGGACCAACTGTTGGCCGAATAGGCGTCGGAGTCGAGGCGGAGCAAGGCGTACGACGTGATCACGATGTCGGCGCCGACCACGATGTCGGTGAGATCTAGGTTCTGTCGTTTGAGTGTCCCGGAGACAACGACCGTACTGAGTTCTGGTGTGAATCTGGCGATTTCGGATTTCCAGTTCGAGACAACGCTGGTGGGGGCAACGATCAGAAACGGTGGTGCAGTCGGATTGGCTTGGCGTGCGCGGGCAATCATCGCCAGTGTTTGGAGTGTCTTACCGAGGCCCATGTCGTCGGCCAGTATTCCGCCGAGTCCGTGTTCCAAAAGGAAATTGAGCCACCGGAATCCGTCGATCTGATAG
The nucleotide sequence above comes from Rhodococcus sp. KBS0724. Encoded proteins:
- a CDS encoding TerD family protein — its product is MGVTLAKGGNVSLSKAAPNLTKIAVGLGWDARSTSGADFDLDASALVTGPERKVLSDLHFVFYNNLRSPDGAIEHTGDNLTGEGEGDDEVINIDLPAVPPNVTNIFFPVSIHDADARLQSFGQVTNAYIRVVDLSTGSELARYDLSEDASTETAMLFGEVYRHNTEWKFRAIGQGYASGLAGIARDYGVNI